One Porphyromonas pogonae genomic region harbors:
- a CDS encoding S28 family serine protease, producing MFFLSSFVPVPQVQGHKLAHTTPEEILRSISLIDSFKEIKNDSFFISTYEVWFRMPMDHQHPERGYFPLRVYYSHKDFSSPMLMILDGYTMYTSHSHELSHILNSNQITIEHRFFSHSRPTDSIPWEYLNIRQAAADQHAVIQAFKPFYTHKWVSTGISKSGQTTIFHRRFYPQDVNVSVPYVAPLNFSNADPRIHRFLSSVGTPKCREKLRKFQYLLFERKQSLFPIFKELVKAKGWKFSMGLERAYDLSVLESEFSFWQWGGDCNTIPDAKANDKQIFDYWKSLNAFTFFEEKAIDRVRPFFYQAMNQIGMYSYDVKPFRKYLKDTRDITFDFTMPTGHKVSYDPKAMQDIHHWLDINGNYMLYIYGGNDPWTATSVVTSRATNAVKMVNPGGSHATRIKSFPLAMQDSIYKVLGSWLEMNLPVNRP from the coding sequence ATGTTCTTTTTGTCAAGCTTTGTTCCTGTACCCCAAGTACAGGGACATAAGCTTGCCCACACCACTCCTGAGGAGATATTGAGATCAATCTCTTTGATAGACAGCTTTAAGGAGATAAAGAATGATAGTTTCTTCATATCTACATACGAAGTCTGGTTTAGGATGCCCATGGATCATCAGCATCCTGAGCGAGGTTATTTCCCCCTTAGAGTATATTATTCACATAAGGACTTCTCCTCACCTATGTTGATGATTTTAGATGGTTACACAATGTATACATCTCATTCACATGAACTATCTCACATACTCAATTCTAATCAGATAACTATAGAACATCGCTTCTTCTCACATAGTCGCCCTACCGATTCTATTCCATGGGAATATCTCAACATTCGGCAGGCTGCTGCTGACCAACATGCAGTAATACAAGCTTTCAAACCTTTTTATACTCACAAGTGGGTATCTACAGGCATTAGTAAAAGTGGACAAACCACAATATTTCATAGAAGGTTTTACCCCCAAGATGTAAATGTAAGTGTGCCGTACGTAGCTCCACTTAATTTTTCCAATGCGGATCCTCGCATCCATCGCTTTCTTTCGTCAGTGGGTACACCCAAGTGCCGTGAGAAATTGAGAAAATTTCAGTATTTACTTTTCGAACGAAAACAAAGCCTATTCCCTATTTTCAAAGAACTGGTAAAAGCAAAAGGCTGGAAGTTTTCTATGGGACTTGAAAGAGCATATGATCTAAGCGTATTGGAGTCTGAGTTTTCTTTTTGGCAATGGGGAGGTGATTGCAATACAATTCCTGATGCGAAAGCCAATGATAAACAAATTTTTGATTACTGGAAGTCTCTCAATGCATTTACTTTTTTTGAAGAAAAAGCCATAGATCGTGTTCGACCCTTTTTCTACCAAGCCATGAATCAAATAGGAATGTATAGCTATGATGTAAAACCTTTTAGGAAGTATCTCAAGGACACTCGGGATATCACGTTCGACTTCACTATGCCTACCGGGCACAAGGTTAGTTATGACCCCAAAGCGATGCAGGATATACATCACTGGTTAGACATAAACGGTAATTATATGCTTTATATATATGGAGGCAATGACCCATGGACAGCTACCTCTGTAGTAACATCTCGCGCAACGAATGCAGTGAAGATGGTCAACCCGGGAGGTAGCCACGCTACACGAATCAAAAGTTTTCCCCTGGCTATGCAAGACAGTATCTATAAAGTATTGGGTAGTTGGTTGGAAATGAATTTGCCAGTGAATCGCCCTTGA
- the hypD gene encoding trans-4-hydroxy-L-proline dehydratase, with amino-acid sequence MNCPAQSEKIIDKTGLLGSNTRIQRLRKLSVDMPVTLSIERAIIETAFYKENYGKYSIPMMRALNLYEICKRKTIYIGDDELIVGERGEKPKAVPTFPELTCHSVDDLRVLNSRELQPYLISEEDIAIYERDIIPYWKGRSQRDRIFNHVPDAWKKAYDAALFTEFMEQRAPGHTALDGKIYRLGMNDFKSLIKNEIDCLDFINDPIATDRKDQLEAMKISCDAIILFASRHALLAEQMAQHIEQSFPEDKQRIAELHEIAHVCKRVPAYAPTSFREAIQMYWFVHLATIMELNGWDAMNPGHFDQHLTPFYEKEIADGTLTREEAKELISCLWIKINNHPAPPKVGVTAKESRTYNDFTNINLGGIKKDGSCGVSEVSYIMLEVQDELHMLQPGCSIHIASNTPEDFLLAGCKVIRHGYGYPSIFNPDIYIHEMMRQGKTAEDACEGGCSGCIEVGAFGKEAYLLTGYLNVPKILEITLHNGINPLSGIRVGIETGANGDFNTFNKVYQAFLLQLRYIVQLKASVNNYIDRMFAKYTPATFLSVVIDDCISMGRDYYDCGPRYNTSYIQCTGLGTITDSLSVIKKHVYDEAKYTLKELIAMMDANFDGYEPQRQYILNHTPFFGNDDDKADDIAVMVYKALFDCIDGIPNTKGEVYRLNMLSTTCHVYFGKMLGATPDGRLAGKAISDGTSPSHGADTHGPTAVIKSLSKLDQSLSGGTLLNQRLMPSLLKSDEDLSKLGQLVRAYFSLGGHHIQFNIVDSATLYKAQEQPEEFRDLLVRVAGYSDYFNDMNPELQQDIIERTENEHF; translated from the coding sequence ATGAACTGTCCGGCTCAATCAGAAAAGATAATAGATAAAACAGGATTATTGGGTAGTAATACTCGGATACAAAGGCTACGTAAGTTGAGTGTGGACATGCCTGTAACTCTTTCTATAGAACGAGCAATTATCGAGACAGCTTTTTACAAGGAAAATTACGGAAAGTATTCCATTCCCATGATGCGTGCTCTCAATCTCTATGAAATCTGTAAACGCAAGACCATCTACATCGGAGATGACGAACTTATAGTAGGAGAAAGAGGTGAGAAGCCCAAAGCTGTTCCTACATTTCCGGAACTAACATGTCATTCTGTCGATGATCTTCGTGTCCTTAATAGCCGGGAATTACAACCTTATCTCATTAGTGAAGAAGACATAGCTATCTATGAACGTGATATAATTCCTTACTGGAAAGGTCGTAGTCAAAGGGACAGAATCTTTAACCATGTGCCGGATGCTTGGAAAAAGGCTTATGATGCAGCTCTTTTTACTGAATTTATGGAACAGAGGGCTCCAGGACATACAGCTCTCGATGGTAAGATCTACAGACTTGGAATGAATGACTTTAAGTCACTTATTAAAAATGAAATAGACTGTCTAGATTTCATTAATGATCCTATTGCTACTGATAGGAAAGATCAACTGGAAGCCATGAAAATATCTTGCGATGCTATTATACTTTTTGCATCACGACATGCCCTACTCGCAGAGCAAATGGCGCAGCACATAGAACAGAGTTTTCCTGAAGATAAACAAAGAATAGCTGAACTCCATGAGATAGCTCATGTTTGCAAGCGTGTACCAGCTTATGCTCCTACATCATTTAGAGAAGCTATTCAGATGTATTGGTTTGTACATCTAGCTACTATCATGGAACTCAATGGTTGGGATGCCATGAATCCCGGGCACTTCGATCAGCATCTCACACCTTTTTATGAAAAGGAAATTGCTGATGGAACTCTTACCCGAGAAGAAGCTAAAGAGTTGATATCATGCCTATGGATAAAGATTAATAATCACCCGGCACCGCCAAAAGTAGGAGTTACGGCCAAAGAAAGCAGGACTTATAATGATTTCACCAATATAAATTTAGGGGGCATCAAAAAAGATGGATCTTGTGGAGTAAGTGAAGTTTCATACATAATGCTTGAGGTACAAGACGAATTACATATGTTGCAACCCGGATGTTCTATACACATTGCATCCAATACTCCTGAAGATTTCTTACTTGCGGGATGTAAAGTAATACGTCATGGTTATGGTTATCCATCAATTTTTAATCCGGATATTTACATCCATGAGATGATGCGCCAAGGTAAAACAGCTGAAGACGCCTGTGAAGGAGGGTGTAGCGGTTGTATAGAAGTTGGAGCTTTCGGCAAAGAAGCTTATTTGTTGACAGGTTATCTCAATGTCCCCAAGATACTCGAGATTACTTTACACAATGGTATTAACCCTCTTAGTGGTATTAGGGTCGGTATAGAGACAGGTGCTAACGGAGATTTCAATACTTTTAATAAAGTTTATCAAGCTTTCCTACTCCAATTACGCTACATTGTTCAGCTCAAAGCCTCAGTCAATAACTACATTGATAGGATGTTTGCAAAATATACTCCTGCGACATTCTTATCTGTTGTTATTGATGATTGTATATCCATGGGGAGGGATTATTACGATTGTGGTCCCCGGTACAATACCTCCTATATTCAGTGTACAGGCCTCGGGACTATTACAGATTCTTTATCTGTAATAAAAAAGCATGTTTATGATGAAGCAAAATATACATTGAAGGAGTTAATTGCCATGATGGATGCCAACTTTGATGGTTATGAACCTCAAAGACAGTATATCCTAAATCATACACCTTTCTTTGGAAATGACGATGATAAAGCTGATGATATTGCTGTAATGGTATATAAGGCGCTTTTTGATTGTATAGACGGCATACCTAATACAAAAGGAGAAGTATATAGACTCAATATGTTGTCTACCACTTGTCATGTATATTTTGGTAAAATGTTAGGAGCAACTCCTGATGGCAGACTTGCCGGTAAAGCAATCTCTGATGGGACATCCCCTTCGCATGGTGCAGATACTCATGGCCCCACAGCTGTGATAAAATCTTTGAGCAAGCTCGACCAAAGCCTCTCGGGAGGAACCTTGCTCAATCAAAGGCTTATGCCTTCTCTTCTGAAAAGCGATGAGGATCTGAGTAAGCTTGGACAACTGGTACGTGCTTATTTCTCCTTAGGTGGACATCATATTCAGTTCAATATTGTAGATAGTGCTACGCTCTATAAAGCACAAGAACAACCTGAAGAATTTAGAGATCTGTTGGTGAGAGTAGCCGGATATAGCGATTATTTCAATGATATGAATCCGGAACTTCAGCAGGATATTATCGAACGAACAGAAAATGAGCACTTCTAA
- a CDS encoding glycyl-radical enzyme activating protein, protein MSTSNHYIFDIKRYSIHDGPGVRMTVFFKGCPLRCIWCHNPEGLSQERQMMYTAKRCIGCGECLEGCRKKALHLGAHGIERDTTRCIVCGNCSDRCPTKALEISGDSLNIDEIMCEVDKQLFIIGKGGGISFCGGEPLAHTSVLIPLLSKCKSKNIHTLVDTSFHIPEHTIKEVMPLTDLFFVDIKHMDSAKHALYTGVPNNLILHNIRMVADSGKAFYIRIPLIEGINADEKNISETARFLSSLPWQTNHVDLLPYHEIGKSKAEKLGMKYNPDNFEMSTPTPQTIDRCISIFRSYGINTYC, encoded by the coding sequence ATGAGCACTTCTAATCATTATATATTCGATATTAAGCGCTACAGCATACATGATGGGCCGGGCGTTAGGATGACAGTCTTTTTCAAAGGTTGCCCTCTGCGTTGCATATGGTGCCATAATCCTGAAGGACTATCACAGGAAAGACAAATGATGTATACTGCTAAGCGATGCATTGGATGTGGTGAATGTCTTGAAGGATGTAGAAAAAAAGCCCTTCATTTAGGAGCTCATGGTATAGAACGAGATACTACTCGTTGTATTGTTTGTGGCAATTGTTCGGATAGATGCCCCACAAAAGCACTAGAGATCTCGGGGGACAGTCTAAATATTGATGAGATTATGTGCGAAGTAGATAAGCAACTATTTATCATCGGCAAAGGAGGAGGTATCAGTTTTTGCGGAGGTGAACCTCTTGCCCATACCTCTGTCTTGATCCCATTATTAAGTAAATGTAAAAGTAAAAATATACATACTTTGGTAGATACTTCTTTTCATATTCCTGAGCACACTATAAAAGAGGTTATGCCTCTTACAGACTTATTTTTCGTTGATATTAAACATATGGATAGTGCTAAACATGCTCTTTATACAGGAGTTCCCAATAATCTTATACTTCATAATATTCGTATGGTAGCAGACTCGGGTAAGGCTTTTTATATAAGGATACCTTTGATTGAAGGAATAAATGCTGATGAAAAAAATATTTCCGAAACAGCTCGCTTTCTCTCTTCATTACCTTGGCAAACAAATCACGTAGATCTGTTACCATATCATGAGATAGGCAAATCAAAAGCAGAGAAACTAGGGATGAAATATAATCCTGATAATTTTGAGATGAGTACACCGACACCCCAAACAATAGACCGCTGTATAAGTATTTTTCGCTCATATGGTATTAATACGTATTGTTGA
- a CDS encoding TrkH family potassium uptake protein gives MPVNKRVVHILSNLSLYISISGILIFLYEIGYGKYNATEVAYPAIYIIVGVLGITTLVCRMANTRFREIISHSVMISDIIMSLLFIIFIFWSLKFHDFFGIYLIPVMVFVREASVHLPSFNRKHINPAKIFVASFLLMILLGAVLLEMPNATPQGITFVDALFTSASAVCVTGLNTLSTHSDFTVIGRSIILLLIQIGGLGIMTIAVYFARFFRGKTTYENRIIIGQVTGVNRLAEVTLLIRRIILITFTIELMGAIAIFLCLPQQLGLDLRHRLFFSVFHSISAFCNAGFSTLDTGLAGPILHTAYSIHWIIALLIILGGIGFFVIDDVREHTIKTIKYKREIFINTPIKRISNTSRIVLITTGALLAFGTIMLLLMEWNGVLSDLPWEGKITAAFFQSTTCRTAGFNTIDITQLSIPGILLMLFLMWVGASPASTGGGIKTTAIAVAMLTIYNVLRGRDRVEVFHRKLTRHTIYRAFSVVILSIMTIIVNTCLLSITEPRFTLTQLLFETTSAYGTVGLSLGVTPLLSEAGKYIVIFTMFTGRVTMLTLLMSLVPPAKIQQYKCPKEEITIS, from the coding sequence ATGCCTGTCAACAAACGTGTCGTACATATACTGAGCAATCTATCTCTCTATATATCTATCTCCGGCATCCTGATCTTTCTCTATGAGATAGGATATGGCAAGTACAATGCCACCGAAGTAGCATATCCCGCAATTTATATCATTGTAGGAGTACTTGGTATCACTACCCTGGTTTGCCGTATGGCTAATACTCGTTTTAGAGAAATAATAAGTCATAGCGTAATGATTTCAGATATAATAATGAGCTTATTATTCATCATTTTTATATTTTGGTCATTAAAGTTTCATGACTTTTTCGGTATTTATCTTATTCCTGTCATGGTATTTGTGAGGGAAGCATCTGTCCATCTACCCTCTTTCAACCGCAAGCACATCAATCCCGCCAAAATATTTGTAGCCAGTTTTCTTCTCATGATATTATTAGGGGCTGTACTTCTGGAGATGCCCAATGCTACACCCCAAGGTATTACCTTTGTTGATGCTCTCTTTACCTCAGCAAGTGCTGTGTGCGTTACCGGACTCAATACATTGAGTACACATAGTGACTTCACTGTTATAGGTCGAAGTATCATACTTTTGTTAATTCAGATAGGCGGTCTTGGTATCATGACGATAGCTGTTTATTTCGCCCGTTTTTTCAGAGGAAAAACAACATATGAAAATAGAATAATCATAGGACAAGTAACGGGTGTAAATCGTCTTGCAGAAGTTACCCTTCTCATTAGGCGTATTATTCTTATCACATTCACTATCGAACTGATGGGAGCTATCGCCATTTTCCTTTGCCTTCCACAGCAATTGGGTCTTGATCTCAGGCATCGATTATTTTTCTCTGTTTTCCACTCGATCTCGGCTTTTTGCAATGCGGGCTTCTCTACCTTAGATACGGGTCTGGCAGGACCTATATTACATACAGCTTATAGTATTCACTGGATCATAGCACTACTTATTATATTAGGGGGAATTGGATTTTTTGTAATAGATGATGTAAGGGAGCATACTATCAAAACAATAAAATACAAACGCGAGATATTCATAAATACTCCTATAAAACGTATATCCAATACATCGCGTATTGTACTTATTACTACAGGAGCATTACTTGCCTTCGGGACTATCATGCTACTGTTGATGGAATGGAACGGAGTTTTGAGTGATCTGCCATGGGAAGGTAAAATAACGGCAGCATTTTTTCAATCTACCACCTGCCGTACTGCAGGATTCAATACAATTGATATTACACAGCTTTCTATACCAGGGATCTTACTCATGCTCTTTCTCATGTGGGTAGGAGCTTCCCCTGCATCAACCGGTGGAGGAATCAAGACTACAGCTATTGCAGTAGCTATGCTGACAATTTATAATGTACTCAGAGGACGTGATAGAGTTGAAGTTTTTCATCGTAAACTAACTCGACACACCATATACAGAGCTTTCAGTGTGGTAATATTATCTATCATGACGATAATCGTAAATACTTGCCTCCTGAGTATTACAGAGCCACGATTTACTCTCACCCAACTTTTATTCGAAACGACATCAGCTTACGGCACAGTAGGACTTAGTCTGGGTGTAACACCCCTGCTCAGTGAAGCAGGTAAATATATTGTTATCTTCACTATGTTTACAGGTCGCGTCACAATGCTTACCTTACTGATGAGTCTTGTACCACCGGCAAAAATACAACAATACAAATGTCCCAAAGAGGAAATAACAATAAGCTAA
- a CDS encoding potassium channel family protein — MKFIVIGLGLFGSSIARELQGNGNEVIGVDREMALIEEIKDDITYALCLDCERESEARSLPLEDADWIIVAIGGNSGSNLLVSALMKRISSARIACRIIQPLQEEILRAIGVDIVIRPELESAIRWSKKFSYKSLLDYMNPNEHFSIMRIAVPDSFVGKTISQLNVNKHYEIIFLNVEKSNSNNNSNKLQIELARADTKLEGGDIITVYGNNQDMRKLLKTFDE; from the coding sequence ATGAAGTTTATCGTAATAGGACTGGGGCTCTTTGGCTCCAGTATTGCAAGAGAATTACAAGGCAACGGCAATGAAGTTATAGGAGTAGATCGTGAGATGGCTCTGATAGAAGAGATCAAAGATGATATAACGTATGCACTATGCCTCGATTGTGAACGTGAAAGTGAAGCTCGCTCCCTTCCTCTTGAAGATGCTGACTGGATCATCGTTGCCATAGGGGGCAATAGTGGTAGTAATCTGCTTGTATCAGCATTGATGAAGCGTATCAGTTCGGCACGTATAGCTTGCCGTATCATACAGCCTTTGCAGGAAGAGATATTACGAGCTATAGGTGTAGATATTGTGATACGTCCGGAGCTGGAATCAGCTATAAGATGGTCCAAAAAGTTTTCTTATAAATCACTGTTGGATTATATGAATCCCAATGAGCATTTCAGTATTATGCGTATCGCTGTACCCGATTCATTTGTAGGAAAAACCATAAGTCAGCTAAACGTTAACAAACACTACGAAATCATATTCTTAAATGTGGAAAAGAGCAATAGTAATAATAATTCAAATAAGTTACAGATAGAACTTGCCCGAGCAGATACCAAACTGGAGGGAGGGGACATCATCACAGTATATGGAAACAATCAGGATATGCGCAAGTTACTAAAAACATTTGACGAATAA
- a CDS encoding cob(I)yrinic acid a,c-diamide adenosyltransferase: protein MDKKSNLYTKTGDTGKTSLVGGQRVDKFDLRLECYGTVDELNSFIGLLMAFDLEDKDHEMLTWLQHKLFTIGSYLATDVNETQIKVESRVFDSTIERIEKEIDRLDSLVPKMKAFILPSGGKSVATAHICRTVCRRAERLIYKLNTQTPLEPQVLKFINRLSDYLFAVARKETFRINGREIVWEYTAD from the coding sequence ATGGATAAAAAAAGCAATTTATATACCAAAACCGGTGATACCGGCAAAACAAGTCTGGTAGGAGGACAACGAGTGGATAAGTTTGATCTCAGACTTGAATGCTATGGAACTGTAGATGAGCTTAACTCCTTTATCGGACTACTTATGGCTTTTGATCTGGAAGATAAAGATCATGAGATGCTCACTTGGTTACAGCATAAACTTTTCACCATAGGATCATATTTAGCTACAGATGTAAATGAAACTCAAATTAAGGTAGAGAGTCGAGTATTTGACTCCACAATCGAAAGAATCGAGAAAGAAATTGACCGTTTGGATAGCTTAGTACCCAAGATGAAGGCATTCATATTACCTTCAGGCGGCAAGTCAGTAGCTACAGCCCACATATGCCGTACTGTATGCCGCAGAGCAGAGAGACTTATTTACAAACTTAATACACAAACCCCACTCGAGCCACAAGTGCTGAAATTCATAAACAGACTTAGCGATTATCTTTTTGCTGTGGCTCGTAAAGAAACTTTTAGAATCAATGGAAGAGAAATAGTGTGGGAATATACAGCTGATTGA
- a CDS encoding DUF2795 domain-containing protein: MYWTLELASKIEDAPWPATKDELIDYAQRSGAPLEVIENLQEMEDEGELYESIEDIWPDYPSKEDFFFDEEEY, from the coding sequence ATGTATTGGACTTTAGAATTAGCCTCTAAGATTGAGGACGCTCCTTGGCCCGCTACTAAGGATGAGCTTATCGACTATGCTCAAAGATCCGGTGCCCCTCTTGAAGTAATTGAAAATTTGCAAGAAATGGAGGATGAAGGCGAATTATATGAATCTATCGAAGATATTTGGCCTGATTACCCAAGTAAAGAAGATTTTTTCTTTGACGAAGAGGAATACTAA
- a CDS encoding glycosyltransferase family 4 protein, with translation MNIAFDAKRITNNATGLGNYSRFIVDSLATYYPSNNYMMCSPSRGNKLYYEHILKHKTARLLTPDSSKVGSLWRNFGVVKALKEFKTDVYHGLSNELPLGIYSQSIPTVVTIHDLIFLRYPQYYKHIDRWLYAKKYGLASRKADKVIAISETTKRDIIDFFNVPEERIDVVYQGCAPDFAKATLQDIVVVKQKYKLPERYILYVGSIESRKNLDLVVRSLALLKDKDICLIAIGKKTPYTDIVSETIILNKLQQRVQLLHQVPFADLPALYKDAEVFVYPSKFEGFGIPIIEAISAGIPVIGATGSCLEEAGGDGCLYTDPNNAEMLADMLQNVLNDNDLRNRMVSSSQKYIERFAPAQIASDLMNVYNSVL, from the coding sequence ATGAATATTGCATTCGACGCCAAAAGGATTACCAATAACGCTACCGGACTTGGTAATTACAGCCGTTTTATAGTCGACTCTTTGGCTACGTATTATCCCTCCAATAATTATATGATGTGTTCCCCTTCGCGAGGGAATAAACTGTATTATGAGCATATTCTTAAACACAAAACTGCACGCCTCTTGACTCCCGACTCTTCCAAAGTGGGGAGTTTATGGAGAAATTTCGGAGTAGTCAAAGCCTTGAAAGAGTTCAAGACAGATGTATATCATGGTCTGAGCAATGAACTTCCGTTGGGTATATATTCCCAATCTATCCCCACGGTTGTTACCATTCATGATCTCATTTTCCTTCGTTATCCTCAATACTATAAGCATATCGATAGGTGGTTATATGCCAAGAAATATGGTCTGGCATCAAGGAAAGCCGACAAAGTCATTGCTATAAGTGAAACAACCAAAAGAGACATTATTGATTTCTTCAATGTTCCTGAAGAGCGCATTGATGTAGTGTACCAAGGCTGCGCACCTGATTTTGCAAAAGCAACTCTCCAAGATATTGTTGTAGTAAAGCAGAAGTACAAACTTCCGGAGAGATACATCCTATATGTAGGAAGCATTGAGTCTCGTAAAAATCTTGACCTTGTTGTGAGATCTTTAGCCCTTCTCAAGGATAAGGACATCTGTCTGATAGCAATAGGTAAAAAGACTCCTTATACAGACATAGTAAGCGAAACAATCATACTTAATAAACTCCAGCAACGTGTCCAATTGCTACACCAGGTCCCATTTGCAGATTTACCTGCATTATACAAAGATGCAGAAGTATTTGTATATCCATCAAAGTTCGAAGGATTCGGCATACCTATCATAGAAGCCATATCAGCCGGGATCCCTGTAATAGGAGCCACAGGATCATGTTTGGAAGAAGCCGGTGGTGACGGGTGCCTCTATACAGATCCTAATAATGCTGAAATGCTGGCAGATATGCTACAGAATGTATTGAATGACAATGATCTAAGAAACAGGATGGTATCAAGTAGCCAAAAATATATCGAACGGTTTGCTCCTGCCCAAATAGCCTCTGATCTCATGAATGTTTACAACTCCGTGTTATAA
- a CDS encoding GtrA family protein yields MSLVDIIQKRGSLLRYVLVGVVAAAIHYGVYIIVQQWLAVNIAYTIGYVISFVINFYLTSYFTFHAKPSWRKLVGFGGSHFINYILHMVLLNMFLILGVSKLIAPLLVLCFVVPLNYVLLRFVFVGRKRSCKKGQV; encoded by the coding sequence ATGAGTCTGGTAGATATAATACAGAAGCGAGGTAGCTTGTTAAGGTATGTATTGGTGGGTGTAGTAGCTGCTGCTATTCATTATGGAGTTTATATTATAGTGCAGCAGTGGCTCGCTGTGAACATAGCGTATACAATAGGCTATGTCATAAGTTTTGTAATCAACTTTTATCTCACTTCTTATTTTACTTTTCATGCTAAACCTTCATGGCGCAAGCTTGTAGGGTTTGGAGGTAGCCATTTCATCAACTACATATTGCATATGGTACTCCTCAATATGTTTTTGATTCTGGGGGTGAGCAAACTTATTGCACCCTTATTGGTGCTTTGTTTTGTAGTACCCCTGAACTATGTGCTGTTGCGATTTGTGTTTGTGGGCAGAAAAAGAAGTTGTAAGAAAGGGCAAGTGTAA
- a CDS encoding glycosyltransferase family 87 protein, producing MNAQRAYLGLTDKVCLFFRKPIFSDRSFLLALSVIIPIITFLCRLPHHNNYLIFRGVFWHAYEGVSLYAEYPNEYFDTNYYGPLFSLVIAPFSLLPHYVGFLFWQVALSVFYCYAVRNLPLKHLQKVAIFWIAANDLINALLMQQFNVAIAAMIILTYSCIEREKDFWAALCIVAGAFIKIYGIVGLAFFLFSKHKGKLVLSILFWGIVAFLAPMIITSPGYIMDQYAEWFQRLAYKNKANYFAWHQNISFLGIVRKISGSSSYSDLWFIVPAIILFVMPYTRFSQYKYPAFRIMFLASVLMFVILFSTGSETSGYVYALTGVAIWYVAVPWKRSKWDVALLVFVLLISSFSSSGIIPRSIYKGFIAPYALKALPCTIVWLKLCYEMMTRDYKSLGES from the coding sequence ATGAATGCACAAAGAGCTTATTTGGGCTTGACGGACAAGGTGTGTCTGTTTTTTAGAAAACCGATTTTCAGTGATAGGAGTTTTTTATTAGCATTATCGGTCATTATCCCTATTATCACATTTCTCTGCAGATTACCGCATCACAACAATTATTTGATCTTCAGAGGTGTGTTCTGGCATGCTTATGAAGGAGTGTCATTATATGCGGAGTATCCTAATGAGTATTTTGATACCAATTATTACGGACCACTTTTCAGTCTTGTGATAGCCCCTTTTTCCTTGTTGCCACATTATGTGGGCTTTTTGTTTTGGCAAGTAGCACTTTCTGTGTTTTACTGTTATGCTGTGCGAAACTTGCCCCTGAAGCATCTACAAAAAGTTGCTATATTTTGGATTGCAGCCAATGATCTCATCAATGCTCTGCTGATGCAACAGTTCAACGTTGCGATAGCAGCCATGATAATCTTGACTTACAGTTGTATTGAAAGGGAAAAAGATTTTTGGGCTGCACTCTGTATTGTTGCAGGAGCATTCATTAAAATATACGGCATAGTCGGATTGGCTTTCTTTTTGTTCTCAAAGCATAAAGGTAAACTGGTCTTGTCAATCTTGTTTTGGGGCATAGTGGCGTTTTTAGCTCCTATGATAATAACTTCTCCAGGCTATATCATGGATCAGTATGCAGAGTGGTTCCAGCGTTTGGCATATAAGAATAAAGCTAATTACTTTGCATGGCACCAGAATATCTCTTTTCTGGGAATAGTACGTAAAATCAGTGGTTCTTCTTCATATTCGGATTTGTGGTTTATAGTTCCTGCTATAATATTGTTTGTAATGCCTTACACTCGTTTTTCACAATACAAATATCCGGCGTTTAGGATCATGTTTTTGGCATCTGTCTTGATGTTTGTGATTCTTTTCAGTACCGGAAGTGAAACCAGTGGATATGTTTATGCTCTTACCGGTGTTGCTATCTGGTATGTAGCTGTGCCATGGAAACGATCTAAATGGGACGTAGCCTTATTGGTGTTTGTATTATTGATAAGCAGCTTTTCGTCATCCGGTATTATACCTCGGTCTATCTACAAAGGCTTCATCGCACCTTACGCACTCAAAGCTTTGCCTTGCACCATAGTATGGCTCAAACTTTGCTATGAAATGATGACACGGGATTATAAATCTTTGGGAGAATCTTGA